The Candidatus Limnocylindria bacterium genome has a window encoding:
- a CDS encoding DUF885 domain-containing protein, which produces MLEATVKTFLDDRFALEPVAATVMGNHSHDHRLGDLTADGFAARNAFTEDWLRRFVGMGEESLDPYQRVDRDLVLSELRGEHALQPFERWRRQPSLYSDLITRGAYYTLLRAWSTAEDRLAMLAERLAEAPAALDAARANLDPAKVPPEWIAIAERTAPAGAAFLRDELPKALPDTPLGRAVALALRPAAKAAADALDRYVAWLRADLLPKARGTFAIGRDAFETLLKEKELLDHDGSSLRAFGEELFRETESRIAEAARALGDDDWRDSVARLRKDHPEADQLVDTYRVEMERSREAVRLSSIASIPYGEDLVVETMPDFQRTTYPYAAYVAAAPFEANRRGRFWVTLPMADDDERTRRERLEGHPRAGIPVIACHEGYPGHHVQLTYAADNASLARKALRSNLMVEGWGLYVEELMTEIGFLDSPETRLLRLKDLLWRAARVVVDVGLSTGDMSFDEAVAYMVERPKLEPPNAIAEVRRYTLTPTQPSSYALGRAAILDLRDKARAKGWGMRFFHDKLLGAGSLPPKLLARDVDLA; this is translated from the coding sequence TTGCTCGAGGCGACCGTCAAGACCTTTCTCGATGACCGTTTCGCCCTCGAGCCCGTCGCCGCGACGGTCATGGGCAACCACTCGCACGACCATCGCCTGGGCGATCTCACCGCCGACGGCTTCGCCGCGCGGAACGCCTTCACCGAGGACTGGCTGCGGCGCTTCGTCGGCATGGGGGAGGAGAGCCTCGATCCCTACCAGCGGGTCGACCGCGACCTGGTGCTCTCCGAGCTCCGCGGCGAGCATGCGCTCCAGCCGTTCGAGCGCTGGCGCCGGCAGCCGTCGCTGTACTCCGACCTCATCACGCGCGGCGCGTACTACACGCTGCTGCGCGCGTGGAGCACCGCCGAGGACCGGCTCGCGATGCTCGCCGAGCGCCTTGCGGAAGCGCCGGCCGCGCTCGACGCCGCGCGTGCCAACCTTGATCCGGCGAAAGTGCCGCCGGAGTGGATCGCGATCGCGGAGCGCACCGCGCCGGCCGGCGCCGCGTTCCTGCGCGACGAGCTGCCGAAGGCACTGCCTGACACGCCGCTCGGTCGCGCGGTCGCCCTCGCTCTTCGCCCTGCCGCGAAGGCCGCCGCCGACGCGCTCGACCGCTACGTCGCGTGGCTGCGCGCGGACCTGCTGCCCAAGGCGCGCGGCACGTTCGCGATAGGACGCGACGCGTTCGAGACGCTGCTGAAGGAGAAGGAGCTGCTCGACCACGACGGCTCGAGCCTGCGCGCGTTCGGCGAGGAGCTCTTCCGCGAGACCGAATCAAGGATCGCCGAGGCCGCGCGTGCGCTCGGCGACGACGACTGGCGCGACTCGGTCGCGCGTCTGCGGAAGGACCATCCCGAAGCCGATCAGCTGGTCGACACCTACCGCGTGGAGATGGAGCGCTCGCGCGAGGCGGTGCGGCTCTCGTCCATCGCGTCGATCCCGTACGGCGAGGACCTCGTCGTCGAGACGATGCCGGACTTCCAGCGCACGACGTACCCGTACGCAGCGTACGTCGCCGCGGCGCCGTTCGAGGCGAACCGCCGCGGCCGGTTCTGGGTAACGCTGCCGATGGCCGACGACGACGAGCGCACCCGCCGCGAACGCCTTGAAGGCCATCCGCGCGCGGGCATCCCGGTCATCGCCTGCCACGAGGGCTACCCCGGGCACCACGTGCAGCTGACGTACGCAGCGGACAACGCGTCGCTCGCACGCAAAGCGCTGCGGAGCAACCTCATGGTCGAGGGCTGGGGCCTCTACGTCGAGGAGCTCATGACCGAGATCGGCTTCCTCGACTCGCCCGAGACGCGCCTCCTGCGTCTCAAGGATCTCCTCTGGCGCGCCGCGCGCGTAGTGGTCGACGTCGGTCTCTCGACCGGCGACATGAGCTTCGACGAGGCCGTCGCGTACATGGTCGAGCGGCCCAAGCTCGAGCCGCCGAACGCGATCGCCGAGGTGCGCCGCTACACGCTCACGCCGACGCAGCCGTCGTCGTACGCGCTCGGGCGCGCGGCGATCCTCGATCTACGCGACAAGGCGCGCGCCAAGGGGTGGGGCATGCGCTTCTTCCACGACAAGCTCCTCGGCGCGGGGTCGCTCCCGCCGAAGCTCCTCGCGAGGGACGTCGATCTCGCGTGA
- a CDS encoding YkgJ family cysteine cluster protein: protein MSSTPDCENCEAPCCTRQFLEDDSGWFSLKDARPIYVEAGTDVKIVGWHIQQDGRQPMLECQGFDRKQLRCTVYDSRPEHCRTYDCRDDDPDEWQARAHCDLARHRRMTALRAKVIA, encoded by the coding sequence ATGAGCTCGACCCCGGACTGCGAAAACTGCGAGGCTCCCTGCTGCACGAGGCAGTTCCTGGAGGACGATTCGGGCTGGTTCAGTCTGAAAGACGCGCGACCGATCTACGTCGAGGCCGGGACGGACGTGAAGATCGTCGGCTGGCACATACAGCAGGACGGGCGCCAGCCGATGCTCGAGTGCCAGGGGTTCGACAGGAAGCAACTGCGCTGCACGGTGTATGACTCACGCCCGGAGCATTGCCGGACGTACGACTGCCGCGATGATGACCCCGACGAATGGCAGGCGCGCGCGCACTGCGATCTCGCGCGTCACCGCCGCATGACCGCGCTGCGCGCGAAGGTGATTGCTTAG
- a CDS encoding twin-arginine translocase TatA/TatE family subunit: MPFNLGGPELVFILVIVLIVFGAGKLPDVLGQLGKGVKTFREEANSTEKPAAASTATAADKPKTN, from the coding sequence ATGCCGTTCAACCTAGGGGGCCCGGAGCTCGTCTTCATTCTCGTCATCGTGCTCATCGTGTTCGGAGCGGGGAAGCTCCCCGACGTTCTCGGTCAGCTGGGCAAGGGCGTGAAGACGTTCCGCGAAGAGGCCAACAGCACCGAGAAGCCTGCGGCAGCCAGCACCGCGACCGCCGCCGACAAGCCGAAGACGAACTAA
- a CDS encoding type II secretion system F family protein, whose translation MSVIGAAAAALCAILIVLAAAPRSGVAARLDFLRPSSVHVFAGLRRLQLIPPATLWASGFGIAIEHVVAAKIALGLVGALLAAVIGLVVPIGAIVILAGAYAGFIVPSLIVQRRAAHRWREAEIATASLVEWAHALVSSGRPVDSALLALARRGSGAPLVDEVMARVVDLYTLGAPLHVSLMREGTDAALPSLVRLAERLERARELGAGSISVLEDLREEMRSAARERLVQSAAQVEGKMTLILTLCYLPALALLVVIPLFVTLLAGLFG comes from the coding sequence GTGAGCGTGATCGGAGCGGCCGCAGCCGCGCTGTGCGCCATCCTGATCGTCCTTGCGGCCGCGCCACGTTCCGGTGTTGCCGCTCGTCTCGACTTCCTTCGCCCGTCGAGCGTGCACGTCTTCGCAGGACTCCGCCGTCTTCAGCTCATCCCGCCCGCCACGCTCTGGGCAAGCGGCTTCGGCATCGCGATCGAGCACGTCGTGGCGGCAAAGATCGCACTAGGGCTGGTCGGAGCACTGCTCGCCGCGGTCATCGGACTGGTCGTGCCGATCGGCGCCATCGTCATCCTGGCCGGCGCCTACGCGGGTTTCATCGTGCCCTCGCTCATCGTTCAGCGACGGGCGGCGCATCGCTGGCGCGAGGCTGAGATAGCTACAGCCTCACTTGTCGAGTGGGCGCACGCGCTCGTATCGTCGGGACGGCCGGTGGACTCCGCCCTTCTCGCGCTGGCACGTCGTGGAAGCGGTGCGCCGCTCGTCGATGAGGTGATGGCGCGAGTCGTAGACCTGTACACGCTCGGAGCGCCTCTGCATGTCTCTCTGATGCGTGAAGGGACGGACGCTGCGCTCCCATCTCTCGTGCGGCTCGCGGAGCGCCTCGAGCGCGCGCGCGAGCTTGGGGCGGGTTCGATCAGCGTGCTTGAGGATCTGCGCGAGGAAATGCGGAGCGCCGCTCGCGAGCGATTGGTCCAGTCCGCCGCTCAGGTCGAGGGAAAGATGACGCTGATCCTGACGCTGTGTTACCTGCCAGCGCTCGCCCTTCTGGTGGTCATCCCGCTCTTCGTCACGCTCCTTGCTGGTCTGTTCGGCTGA
- a CDS encoding ATPase, T2SS/T4P/T4SS family, whose translation MIDPSLLARARAEVASGLDPSVMLTLYADPARRLTLRERVRATVAAELSEDQLEALCAELFGFGPVQPFLDDDNVTDVLVNGPKQVFVERHGRLEHVDVGFRDAAAVSELAHRIAAGVGRELTIERPYVDARMRDGSRANAVIAPVGGPTISIRKFTRVSLALRGPAPSWQASNGLAREAAELLARVVVARGNVLVAGSTGVGKSTFLRSLAGEIPADERLVVIEDTNELVLPHEHVVHLECVPGRDGGIGVADLVVNALRMRPDRIIVGEVRSPREASALLEAISTGHDGSLTTLHAGSTLGALDRLELLLSRSGDVAPSAISRFVLRAFDVVVQVGRAKDGVRIVREIAAVDNAGPIVVWRSGETSIRQLPNRLTERLS comes from the coding sequence GTGATCGACCCCTCCCTGTTGGCGCGCGCGCGCGCGGAAGTTGCGTCGGGTCTCGATCCGAGCGTCATGCTGACCCTCTACGCGGATCCCGCGCGAAGGCTCACGCTGAGGGAGCGCGTTCGTGCCACCGTCGCGGCTGAACTGTCCGAGGATCAACTTGAGGCACTGTGCGCCGAGCTCTTCGGGTTCGGCCCCGTTCAGCCATTCCTCGACGACGACAACGTCACGGATGTGCTCGTGAACGGACCCAAGCAGGTCTTTGTCGAGCGCCACGGGCGCCTCGAGCACGTCGATGTTGGATTCCGCGATGCCGCCGCCGTGAGCGAGCTTGCGCATCGCATCGCCGCGGGGGTCGGCCGCGAGCTGACCATCGAGCGGCCATACGTTGATGCACGGATGCGTGATGGCAGTCGAGCCAACGCCGTCATCGCACCGGTCGGCGGTCCGACGATATCTATCCGTAAGTTCACACGCGTGTCGCTGGCGCTGCGCGGCCCCGCGCCCTCCTGGCAGGCGAGCAACGGGTTAGCACGCGAAGCCGCCGAGCTCCTGGCCCGAGTGGTCGTCGCCCGCGGAAACGTGTTGGTCGCGGGCTCGACCGGCGTCGGGAAGAGCACCTTCCTGCGATCCCTTGCGGGGGAGATACCCGCGGATGAGCGTCTCGTGGTGATCGAGGACACCAACGAGCTCGTCCTGCCGCACGAGCACGTGGTTCATCTGGAGTGTGTTCCTGGCCGGGATGGAGGCATCGGGGTTGCCGATCTGGTGGTGAACGCGCTCCGCATGCGGCCGGACCGGATCATCGTCGGTGAGGTCCGCTCGCCGCGCGAGGCTTCGGCGCTGCTCGAGGCGATCTCGACCGGACACGACGGCTCGCTGACAACGCTGCATGCGGGCTCCACTCTCGGCGCCCTCGATCGGCTCGAGCTTCTCCTATCGCGGTCAGGCGACGTTGCGCCCAGTGCGATCTCGCGATTCGTCTTGCGCGCGTTCGACGTCGTGGTGCAAGTCGGTCGCGCGAAAGACGGCGTCCGCATCGTCCGTGAGATCGCCGCGGTGGACAACGCCGGACCCATCGTGGTGTGGCGATCGGGTGAGACCTCGATCAGGCAGCTGCCGAATCGTTTGACCGAACGGCTCTCGTGA
- the cpaB gene encoding Flp pilus assembly protein CpaB, which translates to MIARRSFLILALIAGCVAGGLYYLGAQRVNMVVAAQDVAEIRPLTGQDLGVRSVPPDALPTGAVTSVDEVIGRVPIAPLWQGQPLVYQALADDAASFHTGLTLRPGERAVAIPVVAVSAVGGAIAPGARVDVLAVPLIGRAPAGRTVELMAADALVLDVRSESGAPYLTRRQDPKTAVDRIGSVIIAISPSEELRFADRIATSTFVLAFSSAR; encoded by the coding sequence TTGATCGCCCGTCGTTCGTTCCTGATCCTCGCGCTGATCGCTGGCTGCGTCGCGGGAGGGCTGTACTACCTCGGCGCGCAGCGCGTGAACATGGTCGTCGCCGCTCAGGATGTCGCTGAGATCCGTCCATTGACCGGCCAGGATCTCGGGGTGCGATCCGTGCCCCCTGACGCGTTGCCGACCGGAGCGGTCACGAGCGTTGATGAGGTGATCGGACGCGTGCCGATCGCTCCTCTGTGGCAGGGACAGCCACTGGTCTACCAGGCGCTCGCCGACGATGCCGCTTCATTCCACACCGGCCTGACGCTTCGACCAGGCGAGCGCGCGGTCGCGATCCCGGTCGTGGCCGTGAGCGCGGTCGGTGGTGCCATCGCGCCGGGAGCGCGGGTCGACGTGCTCGCCGTACCGCTCATCGGCCGGGCGCCGGCAGGGCGCACCGTCGAATTGATGGCAGCGGACGCACTTGTGCTCGACGTCCGTTCGGAGTCCGGTGCGCCGTATTTGACGCGCCGACAGGATCCCAAGACTGCCGTTGACCGCATCGGCAGCGTGATCATCGCGATCTCGCCGTCGGAGGAGCTCCGATTCGCTGACCGGATCGCAACGAGCACGTTCGTCCTTGCTTTCAGCTCGGCGCGCTGA
- a CDS encoding TadE family protein — protein sequence MATLETTLMLVILVPLLFAILEFGWLTQRWLAQDGVALQAARYAGELGGDRPELRSYIQEQLRLVGIEPARVMVEVEPSTVGWREPVRVSLRTDEPVAIPFLFTTTVAVRSTAVARGEVNQ from the coding sequence ATGGCGACGCTCGAGACGACGCTCATGCTTGTGATCCTCGTCCCGCTCCTTTTCGCCATTCTCGAGTTTGGCTGGCTCACGCAGCGATGGCTGGCTCAAGACGGCGTCGCGCTACAGGCCGCTCGCTACGCGGGCGAGCTCGGCGGGGATCGACCTGAGCTTCGCTCATACATCCAAGAACAGCTGCGACTCGTGGGAATCGAACCCGCCCGGGTCATGGTCGAGGTCGAACCCTCCACCGTTGGCTGGCGAGAACCCGTGCGCGTGTCGCTCCGCACCGATGAGCCCGTGGCGATCCCGTTCCTCTTCACGACGACTGTCGCCGTTCGATCGACCGCTGTCGCGCGCGGCGAGGTCAACCAATGA